ccaccatttatatttttatttaattaatcttttagtataaattattgatttatcAAAGCTACAATGAAGAGAGGTACTATTCATATATATAACATAGATACTACTGATATAACTggttatataatatttaggtCGTGGTGGTTCTGGTGGAAATAAACTTAGAGTTACTTTGGGTTTGCCTGTTGGAGCCTTAATTAACTGTTGTGATAACAGTGGaggtaaaaatttatatctTATCGCTGTTAAGGTAGGGAGTATAGTAGTTATTTTTCTTTAGGGGACTGGAGCCTGTCTCAACAGACTTCCATCCGCTTCAGTTGGTGATATGGTACTAGCAACTGTAAAGAAGGGTAGGCCTGACCTTAGAAAGAAGGTTTTGCCGGCAGTTATTGTCCGTCAGAGAAAGGCTTGGAGACGTAGGGAAGGTTACTTCATTTACTTTGAGGATAATGCTGGTGTCATTGTCAACCCTAAGGGTGAGATGAAAGGCTCTGCTATTAACGGCCCCGTAGCTAAAGAATGCGCTGAACTCTGGCCTAAAATCTCAGCTGCCGCACCTTCAATcgtttaatattattctcaaaaatatttattatacatacaattttaatacatGTAAACTTCTAAGTTTAACCTGTTATCTAACCACAATTTATGTACTAATGTATAGTTTATGGTAcagattaaaaattacatgACAAACATGATGTAGAGGCAAGTTAAAACCGTAACGAGAATTAAAATCTaaagaaaatttaataGGAAAGATTTAACCTTTATAATGAGTCCGCGGTTAGATGAAATCCTCCGATAATACTTTAAAAGTTCATTTTTAGCTATgcaaaattataaactgTTAGAAGGTACCTGATCTTACATTACTTAGTGACACTTCAGTGTCAAAATCTATCCGATTAATCATTTCATCCTGTTGAGTTACATATGCTGTAACCTTTTGAAATATCTGAGACAGGTCTCCAATCGCTCTCTGTACATTTGCTATCGCCTCCTCTCTAGCATTAGATATCACCGACGTTGAAGGTGCCGCCGTTATCCcactaaataaaataatatggcatatatatatatatacgAATGCtaaagtgtataattaatggAATGGTGTATAGATAATTGAATAGTGTGTTTGGAACCTTTCGAGATCGAGTTGTTGTTCAGCTTCTAAATCTTGTTGAAGCATGAATCGTTTTCTACCAATTCCTGAAGTTTGAGCATCCATGTCATTAATGGCGTATAGTTTACGCCTATTTTCCTGCTCTTGCATAATTTGCGCTCTCTGATGCAGAGTCTCCTTGAAAGTATTGGTGACGTTAAAGATGTCATTTCGAAGCTGGAAAATAATACTGGTGTAGTGTTTTTTGGAAGCTTCATTCCGAAACTTGAAGGAGTTGATCCTGTTTTCAAACAAATCTATAGAGCTTGTGGtatatgttaaaattgaCTTAATTTCAGAAGTTAGCCTCTCAATGGAGGAAGTGTTATCAAGATAAAGACTACGTTTCTTTGCTAATTGCGATAGTTCATTGAGCTTAGCTCGGGCCTTCTCAATTTCCTTATAAATGGAATCTGCATCAGTGTTGAAttctaaattttcaaatgttTTTGGGGCTTGAGTATTGTTAAGGTTAGAATTCTGGTTAACCTGGGtcataaaaaattttgtcCTATCCACAGAGTTAACCATAATTAGGACAatcttaaaataaaaattatttaataaattcgTGCATTTGTATTATCTGGAAGAGGAGAAAAAACCGCACATATGAACgaagaaaaataattcCATATCAATTACTttatataatgtaatgtTACCTAAAAAGATTACAGATTATGACgttttaaaaaaacattatacatttttaaatgatgAGGTAAACTCattgtttataattaataaattatttacagaATGATAAATCGTGGGAATCCAACCTAGTTTCGAATTATCATGAAACGTTATTCAAAGAATTTGCAGTTTGTGATCTTTCCAAATATAAATCCGGCGATGTAACTGGGTTATATATCTTAATTCTTAATGTTTAGATAGCTTTAAGGTGGAGATCAGCGAATGAAGTAGTTGAAGGCAAATGTGAGAGTATATGTGCAAATGTATCATGTACTGAAACCTTAAATCTATCCAGTTACGAAGTactatttaactatattgAACATAAAGTTAAGAAGCAGGTTAGAATCTCCCGATTCTATTTGTATAGGCTTTAGTTAAAGTTCGAGTATGCCCGGAATGTTCttataaacttaattaCAAGTTAAAGTTCAAAAAAACAGAACCTACCAAgggtaattttttacttaaATCTATTGTATATTAGAGGAATCGGACTGAACCAGTGTGATTGTACGGTAAAATGACGACATTATCTAACAATTTTGAAGATCCAATTCTAAATATATTCAAAAGGGtatgataatttatgattacaaattattagtttGAAAGTTTTGAGCAAGATTTGTTACTGGTTGAGCAAAAGGTGAAGAATGAACTCAGATGTGTTTATGACGTTGACGTTTTTGATATCGCAGAATCTATTGATAATACTAAAAGTAAAATACGTAAACTCTTTGACTCGttaaatgtaatttttatattaataatttgagtATTAGGAACTTTACACATATAAAAGTCAATTGTTATCACTGGTTAAATCGCAAGTTTCAGTTTTCGAATCGTTAGAACAAGTTgaggtaaaattttaaatttcttaaCACTGTTCAGAGTGTAGataaagtaaataataaggAACAACTTGTCGAATTAGCAAacaacattttaaaaatatcgAAAGAATACTTTGATATACCAGATAATCAAAGTGTGCCAATAGAATTCAAGAGgtaaatactattaaagattataaattttagaaaacaAACCAAGAATGAAGAACCTGTGAAGGAAACAATTGAATTTACACcggtaaaattaattgaaaatatgaaaaatttaGATTACCGAAGTAGAATTCGATAGCGTACCAGTATTAGTTAAAAGAAGAGCAAAGTTGGAACAAGTGAATGAGCTTTATAAGTATTTGCATGAACACGCTGTAAAGAGAAATAAGTTAGTACTTCTgaaattataattgttaGATGTGTTCCGGTGAAGATTAACGATATTGAAAACGAAGGAATAAAAGTACATGGCCAAACAGGTGAGAgaaataagaataaatttgtgaaGGAAGTTCAAAAATCGCAATATTACGTCATTTAAAGAAGATACAAGTGATTAACAGGTATTAGAATACGTTCCACACGTGAAATCAGGGataacactattttactcttaGATTCTAggtttaaaaataaaaaatcgCCAAAACagaattaatttgtttcaTTACTCTTTGTTTTACTTTTTGTTtaagttacacatttataacCACACATCCGAGATGTCGTTTTTTTActttaacattaaaaaccatgtaatttagtttaaatgggattgtattatattaagataattttaattttaatatttgttaaaaaaatcaGGTGCAGAAATGCAAAtgaattttacacattcaaGGACTCTAAAGCCACGTCAGTTTTTATCGCACCAAACAATGATTTTGAAAAACACGGGCCGAATAGAGCCTTTCAAATAGGCTCTTCATATTGGTCAAGTCAAGGTCATCATAGTGACACTGATTTTGGTACtttcttattttttaatgtgtGTTTAGTGTCATGGACGGGAGAGTTATATGAGAAGGCTACAATATCGCAAGTTAATGTATACTGGGAATACGCCCCAAAGGTAAATTATTGAGATAAAACGTGTTTTAGGAGGTTGAAATTTCATTTTCACTAACTGGAGATGATTTCAATGTCGTCATGCCATTCAGACCAACTTTTGAAAATAAACGTAATCTTAACACATAATATCATTGTGTAAATGgatatgtatataatttttaggctCTTATAAGGAGAATTTTAAGTTGGAAATGCCATATGAGACTAAATTTGTTCGTCTAACATTGAGAGGAGCAATTAATACATACTTCGGAATAAGGCATATACACTTGGTAGGATATGGAACACCGTTGTTTATGATAAAGTCTGGGATCTCCTCTAAGGAAGGTGAAATGTGTCTTCAAGTTGAAGAAGGAAGTGAAGAAAATCAACCGAGAGTCGTTTTAGATCTCTGCGTTAACGCAATCGCAGCTTCAGACGGAAGAGTATGGAATTATTATGTTTGTAATGATTTGTTTAGGAATTGTGGAGACAGAATTCAAGAATGCAAATTGTGAGTGCAGTTTCATACCCAAAAATGTGCTTAACTACTGTTGAATCCACTAAAGGTATTCCAATCCACTATACaaagtttatatttaccAGTTAATTTGGTACATAATTATACCCATAGTTAACATAATATTCTTTAGTTGGTCCTGTGATAATTGATAATTGTAATGATGACTCGTGTACTTGGGAGTTTATGGGAAACTCACAGTTATCAGTTAAGAATGGGAATGAGTTATGTTTGACACAGAAGGATGAAAATGGTACTGTGGCAGGGATGGGAAACCTGGTAGAGAAATATAAATCAGAGTTAAAAGTGACATCTACTGGAAGTAGTGAAAACCATGAAGAAAAGTACGCAGTAGACCTTGATAAGAAGACGTACTGGGCATCTTTAATATTCCCGGATGATGGATATCACGTTACAAGTTTAACACTTGACTTTGGTATTGAATTTTCtcctaaatattattttagataaGATGGTACATGCCTCAAGAGTATTAATAGACTGGGAATACCAGCCTCTAAGTTACACAATAGAGGCGAGTTCGGacaaaataacatttaaaGAGATTTCAAGGAATCTGTCAAACCCATTTCACACTACTACAGACTCGTTTCCCGGTACAGATTTCAAGCAGTTGAGGATCATAATGATGAAGCCTCATTACTTGTACGGTAAGGTTTCTGGTGGATATGTTTACGGGATAAGAGATTTGTCAGTTTTgactaataatttagtaacGGTTGTTGGTGATTGCAGAGCGGCTGCAAACAGCGCAGACGCCAGGGATAAGTATTTTGTATCCTACGTCAGCACATTTGAGCCATTACTTTCTAAGAAGATCAGAGGTATGGAATCTGATCTAAACAGCGTAATTTCTGAAGTATCAAATGAACTAAGTCATTTGAAAGAGTCATTAGAAGAGTCGTCAAATTGTATGGATGAGAAGAAGGATTATGATAATCAGCTAAATTCATACTCTAAAAAGAGTCAAGATTTATGGAAACTGTTTAATTCGTCAACAATCACAAAGTGTGACCCTTACACACTTGAATTATCCGTGATTggagaaaataaaaataacccTGCGGAAGACtgttttaatatatataatttgaaCCCAAATGTAAAATCAGGTTTTTACTGGATCCAACCACCATGTTCCAAAGCTCCGTTAAGAGTTTACTGTGACATGGATTCTCACACTTCAATGTACATTTGGAATGGAAAAGATAATTCAATATCAGTTCAGCCTTTGAATAATATAAGAACACCAACTTCACTCAGGTTTCAATGTGCTTCTTATGGCCTTGAACCGCTTGTAATTAAGTCGAGGCGTCAAATTGATCACCTGAAAAACGCTATGAAACTCATCCCACTCACTAATAAACTCGATTCATACCTTCCATTGGCATATAAATTTGGCTCAGAATCGAAATTTAAGGATTTTATGAATATATTTTCATTCATCTCTTTCTCACATGATAAATCTGATGTGACAAGTTCCAATCCCGCTGGTGAAAATTCCAATTCTGATGGATTTAGTGAGTCCACAGAGTTGAATGACTTACATGTGAATGCAGTTGGAATATCAATGTCAACAGAGGAGCTTGAAAGGTTTGACCTGGAGACTTCTGAAATTTCAGGAATTGTTTGTTCAACTAATGTTACAGATGAGATTACAGCGCCTTTAGAGTTGGACTGTTCAGACTCGTTGGGGAGgtctaaaaaaatattcGGGTCTCTGAACACAAGTGTGATTGTCCGTTGTGACGAAGACTGTTCTCAGAaggataatttatttatttatggTACAAATGGACTGTACAGCGATCATAGTTCAATTTGTCTTGCCGCAATACATGCTGGAATCATTAGTTCCCATGGCAGTTTTGTAGTTTCCATTGAAAACGGTAGAAAATACTATGATGGAGATAAACAGAATGGGATCCAGAGTTacttttataataaaacgTGGCATGGGCTTAAGGATATAATTCATGAAAATGAACCAAATGGTGATAGtaaagataattttgaacATAACGGTCCTGATAGGAAGTATAGTATCAGGATCTTACCACGTGAAAAACGATGCCCAATCATTGAAACCAAAGGCTCATTCCTACAACTCACCAATGAAAATACTAGTAACTCTGTTGATAAGGTTAATACagataatactaatactagtaataatattaacactgGTAacaatactaataataatactgttgataatactaatactagTAACACTGGTGATAGTACAAATGAGGTGGGTGAGATGAGTGGTGATAAAGTTTATGATCCTAATACGGTAAAATATGCGAATAAAGTAATTGAGATAATGGACTCGTTATACGGAGTTGATAATAAAACTGTGACAAACGTAGTTGAACAGATTTCTTTAGTTGTTTCACAAGCAAAGAAACATCTCAGAGCACTCGAACCAATACACAATAAACAAAATGATACCATTACATCATTGTAGCTCTCCTATTTACTCtttattagtgttaattaagtattaatttcagttatataactaataatttgtataatttatggTTTAGATTTGATAATGGAGGATCACTGACATCTAGAGTGAATTCATATTATGATACACTGGACTCAAGTAGGATGTTGTATTCAAATCTATTGACTGATGAGAAGAATAAGACAGTAGATGTTTCATCAGACTTTGAGTTGGATTATCATAAAATGCCGTTTTCTAAGACATTTACAGTCCATGACAGTTCAATGGCAAGTGGTAAGAGTAATTGGGGTTATTCAAACTCACCAGTTGAAGGTCATGAGTCATATGTTGCTCAGTCTGGTGATTTAGATTCTGAGTTAATTTCTGAAGGTTCATTTGCATTTCTGAATcattttaagtattttgATTTTGAAATTTCACTTGACGTTTTGGCTACAAATGAAGGATCAATAGGGTTAGCCTTTAGAGTTCATGACCAGTTTAACTTTTACCTCTTTGTCAtgagttattttaattcaaaCAAACAACTCATTAAGGTTGAAGATGGAGTTCCACACGTACTAGCAACAAATCCTGATGAAggatataataaaatgcaATGGTACAATGTGAAAATTAAGTGCACTCATTATTACACTGAAGTTCATTGTGATAATCGACTCATATTCAGGTAATCTACACACattagttaataatgttcAGGGTGATTGATACTAGTTTCTTGTATGGTTCTTTTGGGCTTTATTCTTCAGGTGCAAATAGTTCATTTTACTTTGATAAGTTGTCAATTAAGGCTAAGAATGTACAAATTTTAGAGTCACCACTTAGGCTTGAAAGACTAAAACATATTAAATGTTGTAACTTCTCAGAAACTTACTCGGGCACTTTTCAAGAAAattataacattattaatccCAAATATTCAACTAATACCGATTGGTCATTCgaggtaatttttacactatcaACTATCTACAGTattcacattttattaCACTGATTGTATGATTACAGCATGAATTATTCtttatactaataatttatgattAGAAACTGTTTAATGGTGAGCATAAAGTGATACATCAACTGAAGTCTTGTTATGATCCACATGATATTGGTTCTTTAGCaatattgaaaaatgaTCGCTACTgtaagtgtaaaattagttaatgtTGAGTAGGCACTGGTGGGTATTTCAGGTTTAGGGTGCTACCACAATGTGAATCTGGTACTGTGGGTGCAGTTGTTCATTATCTGGATGAAAAGAACATGTGTCTGGTTGAGCTTAACTCTAAGGAGTTTAGAATAAGGCAATTTTCATCCGGGGTAGCGAAGGTACTTGCTACTGAAGAGGCGTCAATTTCCATTTCTAAGTGGAATGTAATTGAAATTGAACTCACAGACACAGAAATCAAGGCTAGAGCAAAGACTAATGTGGcccataattttattttaaagtcACTTTTGCCATCGTATGACTTTAAAGTTTCAGCCACTATTGAGCCCAATAAAGGTCATTCTCTGGGCCTTAAATCCTCAGCTTGTGGTTCTTGTTACTTTGATAGTGTTCAAATATCACATTCAGAGCCTAAGGAGTTGAATACAAGTTTTATGGAAAGTTCAGTCTCCAGCTCCTGGGTACCTTGTCTGGCCTCTAATCTTCTTGAACGTAGAAGATTGTGTAGTTTAATGACCAGAAATAATCCTAACGAGTGCATGAACGACTTTTGTAATCAGTGTTGTAGTCATCACACAAGACTTTTAGGTGATCATGTAACTCTAAAGTGTACCAAGAAGTGTGACAAGAACAATTTACTATTCAAGTTAAACTCTGACAAATTCGCCACTTACTTAAGTGCATGCACTTCATTTCAAGGCCCAGCATTCAATCATTGCAATTTGGTACcctataaatattatttattatggTTTAGGACGCGAATTGTCTATTTCACTCTTGTAAGCTTTGCTGTAACTCTGGTTACTATAATCAATTTGATGATAAACGTAAACTCATAGAATCAACGTACTGTGAAAacaagtgtaaaatacccCTACTCTATCGCTAATGTAAATACACCTACGCacataatattatgaatataGTATTTTGTATATGTACTCTGGTGTATATGTGTTGGAGTATGACTGTCGcatgtatataaatatgtataacCATAGTAGTGtagtatatgtatattagTATGAGTGTACTTTATATAGcgtatattatatagtttagGACTAAATTATGTGCTTTACACAGTATTAAACAAAAGTCCTGATTGTTTAATACCTAACGATTAAACTAAACTTTAAATCTTAGCTCCTAAACATGCTTTGGTTTAGGCAGCTGCGTGCAGTTTGAGTGCGTGCACGAGATGATGAGCTGGGAGCCCTTCAACCTCGTGAAGACCTGGTACTAACTCGTGGAGGGCGGCTACAAAAGCAGCCATACCAACAACCTTTCCTGCACCTGGATTTGCTCCTGCAGCGAAGGCAAGGAACACGTGGACTGCACCTCCCAATCTGTGTAGGAGCTCCAAGTGTACAAACTTCTTGCTATTCTTGCTACCTACAAAGTGTAAGTCCAAAAGGAATTCATCTGCGGCTCCTTCCCAGACCAAATGGTCTTTAGATACAACTTTAGTTACCTTAGCATGAACTGGTCTGACCCAAGTGAAGAAATTGTCTCCCTTCTTGAATGTTTTGTGAAGGAAAACGGTATCAGGAAGCTCGCCGAGTGGGCATTTACCACTTGTTACTGTGGTAGCAGCGCCATCACCATGTTTTCCGTATAGGACAAACCCCAATTTGCTCAAGTCTAGCTCCGCGGCTGATACATAGATGCCAGAAGTCAGAGCAGCTACCAAAGCCAATGTAACAAACTTCATCATTACTAACAGAagttaaatgtgttagatTTAGTTGTATTCCAACTGAGGATAATTATCCCTATATCTGATGGGGAGAACACCACAATTATTCCTCCCCATCGATTCCTACAAAATTCTGGTCTTATCCTCATCAATCTCATTCTTAACACTATTGTTAATAGTTTATTAGTAAGTGTAGTATAATATCCATCTAAATACGTTAGTGTTGGTGGAGGGTGTGTTCGTAAAATCATTCTATCCGGGGATAATCAAGCAACTAGGCATGGTAGcaagtatatttatatagtaaagatatattataataaataaatagaattatagatatatagttaagagttTTAAAACTAGTTTTGGTTAATAAATAAggaattttatgtttattttgtaaattttaacgaactttatagaattttgaaagttaaaaatctattttataaaattaattttggaacaattttaactaaatttaacagaatttatctatttttatGATAATCTCCTCTTTCCTACAAAGATATCAGTAGTTAACACTGGTATATCACAGCAGTCTCTTAAACACTAAAACCGATTTTTAGGTAGTTAAAATCAACTTTTAgaagtaaatttaaatagtttGATGTATTAAATGATGTGTTTAATGATTTAGaactaattaattaaattttcacaatagtcgaaaaattttcatttttttcaaaaccCAAATGCCACTTTTAGGTCCGGACCAAAATCgaaaaaattcaaaaattttaaaaattaaaaatttcaatcCAAATCAACAgatttaacattgttaagCATCAgaaaattcataaataaaaaaaattagcTATATATACTGATTTACTGGAGCCTAAAATATGTGATTAGTACTGTACCTATTTGGATGACTTTTAGGAAAATCGACTACCGGGGACTTACCTacaacaaaataattataatattattactaatacCTATACTAAgctatatatactatgtgTATTTGTGAAATTATAGATTAGAACTTAAGATCTGAGTCATTAAAAAGGATTTGATGAGGTAGAGATAACTCATTGAGAGTATTCGAGAGGTTAGGAATGACCTGATTGATTAATTGTAGGTTTTCAGGGCCTATAAACTTCTCAACAGTGTGTTTATAACTATCCCTTTGGGTCTTTGAGAGTAGTAGCTGGATCTTAGAATACAAAGGACTCCTACCAGTTGGAGTTTGAAAATCGAAACTCCTCTTCCATTCAAAGTTACTAATTACTCTTTTTAACCTGTTTAGTGATTTTTTATCCCAGTTACCGCCAGTGTAATTTGTAAGTGAGAGTTGATGATGAGCAACATCAAGTGAGTTTAAAAGCCTCGGAAGgccattaaaatttgacaTTAATTTCCCAAAAGTCTCATTACTAAGTCTAGAAACTGTAAGTGCCAGCTGTATTACAGTTGATAAAGGATCAATTAGTTCATTTATGTTAGTTGAAGGTCTTTGTTTAAGAAGGTCGCCCTTCTTTCTCTTCCTCTTAATGATAGGAAGTGTTGAAATATCAACATATTCCGCCTTAGGATCTTGAGATGATAGAGACTCTGTTGATGGAAAAGATAATAAAGATGACTCAGATTTACCGAGATTAGTTACTGGAATCTCAAAAGAACGTGAAGAAGTGCTCTGTAAAGGAGGTGTTAAACCTCTTTGTATTGGAGGTTTATGCCTAGATCTAGTGTTTGAAAGGACTTTTCTATTGagtaaattacaaattGTGTTAACTCTTTTAACTAAAAGTGGTCTCATCCTACTATAAAACTCGTCAAGC
Above is a window of Theileria parva strain Muguga chromosome 2, complete sequence, whole genome shotgun sequence DNA encoding:
- the BRD1 gene encoding Bromodomain protein; protein product: MMNNLKYQAGDLGVSPATVNSNWNFIPEDELKEQLRKFKYTYVEAINKLIKFDKQRIFRFPVDTNIVTDYYNYIKHPMDFETMLNKNDDQIYKDDIRVFDNDVRLIIDNCKTYNSPDTVFYEAAVKLDEFYSRMRPLLVKRVNTICNLLNRKVLSNTRSRHKPPIQRGLTPPLQSTSSRSFEIPVTNLGKSESSLLSFPSTESLSSQDPKAEYVDISTLPIIKRKRKKGDLLKQRPSTNINELIDPLSTVIQLALTVSRLSNETFGKLMSNFNGLPRLLNSLDVAHHQLSLTNYTGGNWDKKSLNRLKRVISNFEWKRSFDFQTPTGRSPLYSKIQLLLSKTQRDSYKHTVEKFIGPENLQLINQVIPNLSNTLNELSLPHQILFNDSDLKF
- the RPL23C gene encoding 60S ribosomal protein L23, producing the protein MKRGRGGSGGNKLRVTLGLPVGALINCCDNSGGKNLYLIAVKGTGACLNRLPSASVGDMVLATVKKGRPDLRKKVLPAVIVRQRKAWRRREGYFIYFEDNAGVIVNPKGEMKGSAINGPVAKECAELWPKISAAAPSIV
- a CDS encoding LCCL domain protein → MGLYYIKIILILIFVKKIRCRNANEFYTFKDSKATSVFIAPNNDFEKHGPNRAFQIGSSYWSSQGHHSDTDFVSWTGELYEKATISQVNVYWEYAPKEVEISFSLTGDDFNVVMPFRPTFENKRSYKENFKLEMPYETKFVRLTLRGAINTYFGIRHIHLVGYGTPLFMIKSGISSKEGEMCLQVEEGSEENQPRVVLDLCVNAIAASDGRELWRQNSRMQIVSAVSYPKMCLTTVESTKVGPVIIDNCNDDSCTWEFMGNSQLSVKNGNELCLTQKDENGTVAGMGNLVEKYKSELKVTSTGSSENHEEKYAVDLDKKTYWASLIFPDDGYHVTSLTLDFDKMVHASRVLIDWEYQPLSYTIEASSDKITFKEISRNLSNPFHTTTDSFPGTDFKQLRIIMMKPHYLYGKVSGGYVYGIRDLSVLTNNLVTVVGDCRAAANSADARDKYFVSYVSTFEPLLSKKIRGMESDLNSVISEVSNELSHLKESLEESSNCMDEKKDYDNQLNSYSKKSQDLWKLFNSSTITKCDPYTLELSVIGENKNNPAEDCFNIYNLNPNVKSGFYWIQPPCSKAPLRVYCDMDSHTSMYIWNGKDNSISVQPLNNIRTPTSLRFQCASYGLEPLVIKSRRQIDHLKNAMKLIPLTNKLDSYLPLAYKFGSESKFKDFMNIFSFISFSHDKSDVTSSNPAGENSNSDGFSESTELNDLHVNAVGISMSTEELERFDLETSEISGIVCSTNVTDEITAPLELDCSDSLGRSKKIFGSLNTSVIVRCDEDCSQKDNLFIYGTNGLYSDHSSICLAAIHAGIISSHGSFVVSIENGRKYYDGDKQNGIQSYFYNKTWHGLKDIIHENEPNGDSKDNFEHNGPDRKYSIRILPREKRCPIIETKGSFLQLTNENTSNSVDKVNTDNTNTSNNINTGNNTNNNTVDNTNTSNTGDSTNEVGEMSGDKVYDPNTVKYANKVIEIMDSLYGVDNKTVTNVVEQISLVVSQAKKHLRALEPIHNKQNDTITSLFDNGGSLTSRVNSYYDTLDSSRMLYSNLLTDEKNKTVDVSSDFELDYHKMPFSKTFTVHDSSMASGKSNWGYSNSPVEGHESYVAQSGDLDSELISEGSFAFLNHFKYFDFEISLDVLATNEGSIGLAFRVHDQFNFYLFVMSYFNSNKQLIKVEDGVPHVLATNPDEGYNKMQWYNVKIKCTHYYTEVHCDNRLIFRVIDTSFLYGSFGLYSSGANSSFYFDKLSIKAKNVQILESPLRLERLKHIKCCNFSETYSGTFQENYNIINPKYSTNTDWSFEKLFNGEHKVIHQLKSCYDPHDIGSLAILKNDRYCTGGYFRFRVLPQCESGTVGAVVHYLDEKNMCLVELNSKEFRIRQFSSGVAKVLATEEASISISKWNVIEIELTDTEIKARAKTNVAHNFILKSLLPSYDFKVSATIEPNKGHSLGLKSSACGSCYFDSVQISHSEPKELNTSFMESSVSSSWVPCLASNLLERRRLCSLMTRNNPNECMNDFCNQCCSHHTRLLGDHVTLKCTKKCDKNNLLFKLNSDKFATYLSACTSFQGPAFNHCNLDANCLFHSCKLCCNSGYYNQFDDKRKLIESTYCENKCKIPLLYR
- the sed5 gene encoding SNARE domain protein; this translates as MVNSVDRTKFFMTQVNQNSNLNNTQAPKTFENLEFNTDADSIYKEIEKARAKLNELSQLAKKRSLYLDNTSSIERLTSEIKSILTYTTSSIDLFENRINSFKFRNEASKKHYTSIIFQLRNDIFNVTNTFKETLHQRAQIMQEQENRRKLYAINDMDAQTSGIGRKRFMLQQDLEAEQQLDLESGITAAPSTSVISNAREEAIANVQRAIGDLSQIFQKVTAYVTQQDEMINRIDFDTEVSLSNVRSAKNELLKYYRRISSNRGLIIKILILVTVLTCLYIMFVM
- the Fra10ac1 gene encoding Folate-sensitive fragile site protein Fra10Ac1 family protein, which gives rise to MLPKKITDYDVLKKHYTFLNDENDKSWESNLVSNYHETLFKEFAVCDLSKYKSGDIALRWRSANEVVEGKCESICANVSCTETLNLSSYEVLFNYIEHKVKKQALVKVRVCPECSYKLNYKLKFKKTEPTKEESD